Genomic DNA from Candidatus Nitronereus thalassa:
CGGCTTGATCATTCCCCTTGAGTCGTTTGACTTTGTGCAGCGCATCATCAAAGGCATCGAAGGTGAGTTCCTGATAGCCAAAGGCACGAATGCGCTTGACGGCTTTCATCATGGCTTCGTTGCGGAATACGGTGAGGTGATCAGAATCAATCTCTTTGAGGCCCAATTTTCTGGCTCGGCGCTCAGCGGCCTTGCGAATTCCGCTACGAACAAAATCTGGGGAGGTATTTAGCCGTTTCCAAGCCTCATCCGTCCAAGCGACTTGTTCCTGTGGAGCCTCCCAAATTTTCGTGAGGGTCTGTTCATCGATGATGCTCAATCCTGATTCACGAGCTAAGTCTTCAGCATCACGTTTGAGCATATCGGTGACGAACTCAAGGGCAATCGGCGGAGAATCCTTAATTTTTTCTTGCAACATGGCCTGAGCTTGTTCAGTCCACTCAAGAGGAGTCAGTGCATCTTCGGCCCGTTCTCCCATGGACTCTACTTTTTCAAATAACTCGACGTTGACTTCCATATGTCCACCCTCACGGGCAATTTCTTCAGCGATTTGTTGAGTCATTGCGCGCATGAATTCGGGAACGGTGGTCAAACGTTTTTTGGCTTCTGCGGTCCAAGGTAAGCGTCCCTTGGCCATTTGGTCGGCGGCTTCAGCCATCCCCGCTTCTCCACCCATTCCACCCATCATTTGTTTTTTGAACTGATCGAGCAAAGCCCCATTGATGACCTGATGCCCAAGTTCACCAGCTTTTTTCTCGGCCAACCGTTTGACCATCCCTCGTAAAAATACGGGGGCTCGTTCGAGGCGTTCAAGAGCATCGGTTGTCCAAGTAGGGGCTGTGGAGGTGGGTTCTGAAGCACTCATGGTAAGTTCCTCACTAGTCGCTATTCAGCAACTCTTTAATTTCTTTCCCTGCCTTGAAAAATGGCATGCGCTTTTCTGGTACAGCGACGGTTTCACCTGTCTTTGGGTTGCGACCATCCTTGGTCCGCCTGATACGCAAGCGAAAACTTCCGAAGCCACGAATTTCCGTTTTTTCGCCTTTCTTTAATGCATCACGAATCGAATCGAAAATGCAATTCACCACCTTTTCAGCATCCCGCCGACTTAATGTTGTGGCTTTTTCGGTGACTTTTTCAATCAAGTGTGCTTTCGTCATTGCGCCTCTCCTTGACGGATCATGTATGAGACTCTTTCCATACGGGAAGTGGTGTGAAACAGCAATGAAGGAACAGCGTTCCTTTATTTTCCTTACAGCGCCATGAAATACATGAGGTTAAGCCCCGTGGGAATAGGCAGTAAGGAAGTATCCCCCAATAACCGACTGCCGAGGATCTCTCTAAAAGAAAAAGGTTTCTGGTTTTCGATGACATACGGATGGTCTTTCATACCACTCATGTCCGCAGCGAGCTTAATGGCTTGTTGCAGGTCCCCAAGCTCATCCACTAATAAAACATCCTTGGCTTGTTGGCCGGTAAAAATTCGCCCATCTGCCAACACCTCCACATCCGCAATATCCAGAGACCGCCCCTCAGCGACGGCTTCAATAAATTGACGGTGGGCATCATCCATTACGGCTTGGAGATATGACTGCTCATCCTCGCTCATAGGACGAAACGGAGACCCCACGTCTTTATAGCGACCACTTTTAATGACCGTATTTTTAATGCCAATTTTTTCCATGAGTTCTTGGAAGTTTGCCAATTGCATGATGACTCCAATGCTTCCCGTTAATGATCCGGGATTGGCCAAAATCCGGTCAGAAGCCACGGCAATATAATAGCCGCCGGAGGCAGCGACTGTGCCCATGGAGGTGACAATCGTCTTATGATTGTCTTTCCGTACCCGCTTCACGGCATTGTAGATTTCTTGCGAGGGCGCCACCCCTCCACCAGGGCTATCAATGCGGAGGACAATGGCTTTGACCAGAGGGTCTTCCCCAAATTGTTTGAGTTCTCTGACGGTTGCCTGAGAATCAAGAATTGGCCCTTCAATTCTGATGAGGGCAATGCGTTCCTGCCCAACGGCAGCAAGATCGGGGATCAAAGTCTTACCGAGGATGGTCAACATCAAAGCTCCCGCCAGCATCCAAAATATGCGACGCCAGCGAGAGGGCTTTGACCGTTGGGTGGTTTCTTCAGACATGATGCCTCAATACGAAAGAGGGTTACTCATTCTCGGGTTCGGCAGTTCCTTCTTTGTTCTTTGCGGCTCGTCCAAGACTATGGTCGACACTGCCCTGTGAGCTGTTGAAGGCTTCAAGATCCTGTGTGTCCGTTTCTTGCGAGTATTCACGCACACTGAGCGCAATTTTTCGTTCTTCAATATCAACTTTCACGACTTTGGCCGTGATGGTATCGCCAATTTTAAACACTTCTTCCAGTTTGCTTTGGCTATCCTGGCCGGTTTCACTAATATGAATCAGCCCTTCGACATCTCCCTCCAACTCGACGAACACGCCAAAATCCGCTATTTTGGCCACGGTTCCAGTGGTGGTGGCACCCACTTGGTAGCGCGAAGGAATTTCTGATTCCCAAGGATCAGGTGTGAGTTGTTTGTAGCCAAGGGAGAGACGCTCTTTTTCTTTATCAATTCTCAGAATGACAGCTTCTACTCGTTGGGTTTTTTTGAATAACTCGGAGGGATGCTTGATGTGCTTGGTCCAGGACATATCCGAAATGTGAATCAACCCATCAATGCCTTCGTCTAAGCCGATAAAAGCTCCAAAGTCTGTCACGCTTTTGACTTTGCCCTCGATGCGGGTTCCCACTGGATATCGGGCTTGAATAATATCCCAAGGATTGGGGGCGGTTTGTTTCATACCAAGAGAGATCTTCCGGCCTTGTTGATCGACGTGGAGGACCTGTGCATCGATGGCATCACCAACGGCCACCACGCGAGAGGGATGCCGGACCTCATGGGTCCAGGACATTTCCGAAACATGGACGAGACCTTCGACGCCAGGCTCGAGTTCCACGAATGCGCCATAATCTGTCAAACTCACGACCTTTCCGGCGACACGGTTTCCTTCTGGATATTTAGCGGCAATGTCCATCCACGGATCGGCGGATTTCTGCTTGAGGCCAAGAGAAATTCTTCCCGTTTCCTTGTCATATTTTAACACTAAGACTTCCAGGCGATCTCCTACGGAGAACATATCTGAAGGATGCCCAACACGGCCCCATGAAATATCCGTAATATGTAAGAGTCCATCGATACCGCCAAGATCCAAGAATGCTCCGTAGTCCGTGATGTTTTTCACGGTCCCTTCGATTTTCTGCCCTTCCGCCAAGGTGGCGAGAGTAGTTTGTCGTTTTTTGTCACGGGTTTCTTCTAGCAACGCGCGCCGTGAGATGACGACATTGCCGCGGCGATGATTAATTTTAATGATTTTAAAGGGAAAGGTTTTGCCCACGAGGCCATCGAGATCTCTGACTGGGGTTAAGTCAATTTGTGAACCTGGGAGGAAGGCTTTGACCCCAATATCGACCATCATGCCTCCCTTGATTCGGGAGATGACTTTTCCTTGTACTTCTTTTTCTTCCTGATGGGAAACTTCCAACTCTTCCCATATTTTCATTTTGTCCGCTTTTTCCTTAGACAAAACCAGATTCCCGTCGGAATCTTCACGCTGTTCAATATACACCTGAAGCTTGTCACCAATCGCCAAGGTGGGGATTTCATCGGGAAGGAATTGATTCATAGGAATCACACCTTCCGACTTATAACCAATATCGACAATCACACGGTCTTTTTGGATGGCCACGACGCGGCCTTCCGTGATAGTCCCTTCCTCAAAGTTCCGGAAGGTGTCTTCATACATTGCGGCTAGTGTCGCTTCGTCAAATTCTTCTTCAATAATGGGGTTGGACATAGTGCTCATGCTTTTCCTTAGTCTTCACTCGCAAATTCGCGACAGAGGTGATGGGGATTCCAGCGGACGTGGGAGCTAGATCACCAAGGTTTATAATGCCGGCGTTGCTGATTGGCCCACGCCACGTAAATCAGCAATCCGGTCCATGACAGTTTGACTAATCTGTTTATAGAGGGCTTTCCCCTCAAGTCGTTCCTTGTCCTGACGGAAGTCTATGGGCTGCCCGAAGGTCACTGATACCGGATGGGGGCGTAACATAGAGGCCCCGGTTGGCAACACTTCATACGTCCCGTGAAGGTACACCGGAATCACGGGACATTGGGTCTCCGCCACAATCATTCCAATTCCGGGTTTGCCAGGTTGAAGGGTTCCATCCGGCGTTCTCGTCCCTTCGGGAAAAATGACCACAGCCTTCCCGGCGTTGAGTAACTCAATGACCTGTTGGAAGGCTTTCCGATCCCAACGCTCCGTCCTTAGGGGAATCCAACCCAAAGAACGAATGATCCAGTTTATTATCCGATTCGGGAATAAATTGGCGCGTCCGACATAGAAAAGACGTCGCCATACCCCACACCCGAGTAATGGGATATCCGCATAGCTCGCATGGTTGGCGGCTAAAAGAACTCCCCCCTTACGGGGAATATATCCAGTACCTTTCGTTCGATAGCGAAGGAACAAGGCACTCAGGCATCGACAGAGGACCCACAAGATCCCATAGACAAGGGTGCTCACAAGCGAGCCGAAATGGACTCCAACATGGTGGCCACGACTTCTTCAACACTCCTAGATGAAGAATCAATCATCACGGCATCGGTCGCGGGAATCAAGGGTGCGATATTTCGCGACTGATCGCGGGCATCACGAGCCTGAATTTGGTCACGAATTTGTTGTTGATTATCTTCATGGCCTGCTTGGCGACTTTCCTGGTATCGTCGTGCGGTGCGCGTATTCAGATCGGCTTGTAAAAAAAATTTCACATCGGCATTTGGGAAGACTCGCGTTCCCATATCCCTTCCTTCAACGACAATCCCTCCGGTTTGGCCAAACCGTTGCTGAATGGGTAATAACCATTCTCTCACTTCCGGCATGGCTGCGACGGTTGAAGCGATCCGTGTGACCTCAGGAGTGCGAAGATAGGGAGTCACATCTTGAGAGTCTACGAGGGTCCTCGTGGTTGTGTCTTCCAATGTGACATGCAAGTCCATGTGTTGCAAGAGATTCTTCATGGCTATTGTGTCTGAACAATCAACCCCGGCGGTGTTTGCTTTCCACGCCACCGCGCGATACAACGCGCCGGTATCTAAATAAATGTAACCCAATTGAGTGGCCAATGCGCGGGCAGTGGTACTTTTCCCTGCGCCAGCTGGGCCATCAATGGTAATCACTAAACGTCGCGTTTGGGCAGACGCCTTCACAAGTTCCGTCGAAAAGATTGATTATTATAGGATTCAATTGGAATTTGTCAATAATTCCAATAGTTTGTCATGAAATCCAGGAAAAGAGGTTTCGATGCAATCGGTATCTTCGATTTTGGTGGGTGAGGAGGCTGTTAATGCCGCTATGGCTATGGCCATGGCCACTCGGTGATCCCCATAACTAGTGCAACGTCCGCCTTGAATTTTCGAGCCACCCTGGACAATAAACCCGTCTGGAGTCTCTTGGATATCCACATGGAGCTTTTGTAGTTCCGTGGCCATGGCTTTGATGCGATCGGTTTCTTTAACGCGTAGCTCTTCGGCCCCTGTCACTGTTGTTTGGCCCTCGGCCATGGCTGCCGCTACGCAAAAAATAGGAAATTCATCAATGGTTTTGGGTACTTGGGAAGCTCCTATGGAAATACCACGAAGTTGGGCTGTCCGAACGACCAGGTCGCCAACCGGTTCTCCAGATTCCTCACGCGGCTTTTCAATCCGAATGTTGGCTCCCATTTGTTGGAGAATATCGAGAATCCCGGTTCGAGCCGGATTGAGGCCTATGTTGGGAATGCGAACCTCGGAATCCGGAACAATGGAAGCCCCGACAATAAAGAAGGCTGCGGCGGAAAGATCGCCCGGCACAAAAAGGTCCTTGGTCTGAAATGAGGGCCGACCAGTCACTCGGATCGTATTGCCTTCCGTACTAAAGGGGATCCCCAGAAATCGGAACATTCGTTCAGTATGGTCACGGGATTGCAGCGGTTCAGTGAATCGAGTTTCCCCCTCTGCAAACAGTCCAGCCAATAACACCGAGGATTTAATCTGTGCGCTTGAGACGGGTGATAGGTAATCGATTCCCTTCAGAGGACTTCCTGTGACGGCCAATGGCGCTAATTCCCCCCCTTTTCGTCCTTGAATGTGAGCACCCATCTGTTGAAGGGGTTTCACGATGCGTCCCATCGGGCGGCTGCGCAGTGAAGCGTCCCCCGTCAACACAGAAAAAAACTGTTGTCCAGCCAAGACGCCGGTGAGAAGCCTTAGTCCGGTGCCGGAATTTCCACAATCTAAAGGTTCCGTTGGTTCGGTAAGGCCCCATAACCCTTTCCCGGAAACCTGGACCTGGTCGGTTTCGATCTGAATGAAAATTCCCAACTGTTGCAGTGCCGTAAGCGTATTCAGGCAATCTTGTCCTCGACAATATCCTCTGATCGTGGCGGATCCCTCACCCAGGGCGCTTAAGATTAATGCCCGATGGGTAATGGACTTATCACCGGGAACGTGAATCGTTCCTCTGAGCGAACCTCTGGGTGTAATGGTCAAAGAATTCATTTCAAGCGTTGCCGTGCGTCACGGGCCTTGGCGATTTCATGCTCAATCCCGGCTTCGTCATTTTGTTGAATGTACGACTTCATGCGTTGTAGATGTTTTTCAAGAGTTTCAATCATGAGGACGAGATTATCCTTATTCCATAAAAAGATATCTCTCCACATCTCAGGGGAGCTGGCGGCGATTCGTGTGGTATCGCGAAGCCCGCCACCGGAATAATTCAATAACTCGGCATCCCCCTTGGTGTGCTGTTGCAAATCACTCAACGCATTCATGAGCGCAAAGGCTGCCACATGGGGTAAGTGGCTCACGGCTCCTAAAATCCAATCATGTAAAAAGGGGTCGATTGAATGTACGTTGGATCCTGCAACTTCCCACATGTGCCGAATTTTTCCTAAGGCCTCAGCGTTGGTCCTGGCGGTTGGCGTTAAGAGGCATAAGGCGTTTTGATATAAATCACTGGTCGCCGCCCCTGCCCCGGATTTTTCCTTACCGGCAATAGGATGCGCACCGACAAAGTGTACGCCCGGAGGCATGAGAGATTCAGCTTGTTCGACGAGTGGCCC
This window encodes:
- a CDS encoding 30S ribosomal protein S1: MSTMSNPIIEEEFDEATLAAMYEDTFRNFEEGTITEGRVVAIQKDRVIVDIGYKSEGVIPMNQFLPDEIPTLAIGDKLQVYIEQREDSDGNLVLSKEKADKMKIWEELEVSHQEEKEVQGKVISRIKGGMMVDIGVKAFLPGSQIDLTPVRDLDGLVGKTFPFKIIKINHRRGNVVISRRALLEETRDKKRQTTLATLAEGQKIEGTVKNITDYGAFLDLGGIDGLLHITDISWGRVGHPSDMFSVGDRLEVLVLKYDKETGRISLGLKQKSADPWMDIAAKYPEGNRVAGKVVSLTDYGAFVELEPGVEGLVHVSEMSWTHEVRHPSRVVAVGDAIDAQVLHVDQQGRKISLGMKQTAPNPWDIIQARYPVGTRIEGKVKSVTDFGAFIGLDEGIDGLIHISDMSWTKHIKHPSELFKKTQRVEAVILRIDKEKERLSLGYKQLTPDPWESEIPSRYQVGATTTGTVAKIADFGVFVELEGDVEGLIHISETGQDSQSKLEEVFKIGDTITAKVVKVDIEERKIALSVREYSQETDTQDLEAFNSSQGSVDHSLGRAAKNKEGTAEPENE
- the sppA gene encoding signal peptide peptidase SppA → MSEETTQRSKPSRWRRIFWMLAGALMLTILGKTLIPDLAAVGQERIALIRIEGPILDSQATVRELKQFGEDPLVKAIVLRIDSPGGGVAPSQEIYNAVKRVRKDNHKTIVTSMGTVAASGGYYIAVASDRILANPGSLTGSIGVIMQLANFQELMEKIGIKNTVIKSGRYKDVGSPFRPMSEDEQSYLQAVMDDAHRQFIEAVAEGRSLDIADVEVLADGRIFTGQQAKDVLLVDELGDLQQAIKLAADMSGMKDHPYVIENQKPFSFREILGSRLLGDTSLLPIPTGLNLMYFMAL
- the cmk gene encoding (d)CMP kinase; protein product: MKASAQTRRLVITIDGPAGAGKSTTARALATQLGYIYLDTGALYRAVAWKANTAGVDCSDTIAMKNLLQHMDLHVTLEDTTTRTLVDSQDVTPYLRTPEVTRIASTVAAMPEVREWLLPIQQRFGQTGGIVVEGRDMGTRVFPNADVKFFLQADLNTRTARRYQESRQAGHEDNQQQIRDQIQARDARDQSRNIAPLIPATDAVMIDSSSRSVEEVVATMLESISARL
- a CDS encoding lysophospholipid acyltransferase family protein, translated to MSTLVYGILWVLCRCLSALFLRYRTKGTGYIPRKGGVLLAANHASYADIPLLGCGVWRRLFYVGRANLFPNRIINWIIRSLGWIPLRTERWDRKAFQQVIELLNAGKAVVIFPEGTRTPDGTLQPGKPGIGMIVAETQCPVIPVYLHGTYEVLPTGASMLRPHPVSVTFGQPIDFRQDKERLEGKALYKQISQTVMDRIADLRGVGQSATPAL
- a CDS encoding PCP reductase family protein, producing MSASEPTSTAPTWTTDALERLERAPVFLRGMVKRLAEKKAGELGHQVINGALLDQFKKQMMGGMGGEAGMAEAADQMAKGRLPWTAEAKKRLTTVPEFMRAMTQQIAEEIAREGGHMEVNVELFEKVESMGERAEDALTPLEWTEQAQAMLQEKIKDSPPIALEFVTDMLKRDAEDLARESGLSIIDEQTLTKIWEAPQEQVAWTDEAWKRLNTSPDFVRSGIRKAAERRARKLGLKEIDSDHLTVFRNEAMMKAVKRIRAFGYQELTFDAFDDALHKVKRLKGNDQAEQRLSEIREFMTKEKPEVGVLGEELMDRFRKYLKGEGKL
- a CDS encoding prephenate dehydrogenase, which encodes MTVHFKQVTIVGVGLIGGSLGMILKQQGLADQVVGVGRTIENLELAIKIGAIDRHVQDPQLVMPGTDLVILATPIESYSGHLKQWGRYLAEGTIVSDVGSVKGPLVEQAESLMPPGVHFVGAHPIAGKEKSGAGAATSDLYQNALCLLTPTARTNAEALGKIRHMWEVAGSNVHSIDPFLHDWILGAVSHLPHVAAFALMNALSDLQQHTKGDAELLNYSGGGLRDTTRIAASSPEMWRDIFLWNKDNLVLMIETLEKHLQRMKSYIQQNDEAGIEHEIAKARDARQRLK
- the aroA gene encoding 3-phosphoshikimate 1-carboxyvinyltransferase — encoded protein: MNSLTITPRGSLRGTIHVPGDKSITHRALILSALGEGSATIRGYCRGQDCLNTLTALQQLGIFIQIETDQVQVSGKGLWGLTEPTEPLDCGNSGTGLRLLTGVLAGQQFFSVLTGDASLRSRPMGRIVKPLQQMGAHIQGRKGGELAPLAVTGSPLKGIDYLSPVSSAQIKSSVLLAGLFAEGETRFTEPLQSRDHTERMFRFLGIPFSTEGNTIRVTGRPSFQTKDLFVPGDLSAAAFFIVGASIVPDSEVRIPNIGLNPARTGILDILQQMGANIRIEKPREESGEPVGDLVVRTAQLRGISIGASQVPKTIDEFPIFCVAAAMAEGQTTVTGAEELRVKETDRIKAMATELQKLHVDIQETPDGFIVQGGSKIQGGRCTSYGDHRVAMAIAIAALTASSPTKIEDTDCIETSFPGFHDKLLELLTNSN
- a CDS encoding HU family DNA-binding protein, producing MKERCSFIAVSHHFPYGKSLIHDPSRRGAMTKAHLIEKVTEKATTLSRRDAEKVVNCIFDSIRDALKKGEKTEIRGFGSFRLRIRRTKDGRNPKTGETVAVPEKRMPFFKAGKEIKELLNSD